A DNA window from Bradyrhizobium barranii subsp. barranii contains the following coding sequences:
- a CDS encoding MASE4 domain-containing protein → MMKPAVIIPEDQSFALATLPPGRAQKRLALAVMLAFLGVVLILAGVLSNVQLARIDSFVPAYGTAMFVNDMITAVLLFNQFATLRSSALLAISTGYLFTGLMLVPWMLVFPGAFAPVGLLGAGLQSTDWLNALRYAGFPTFVIAYTLLKVADPPKRLWEGSVGATILSSVAMTSAVVCAVTVLVTVGEAYLPRIMLDPVHFSTLALYIASCLILWNAVALTLLWMRQRSVLDLWLMVVVCAYAIEIYLVSFPGFARFSAGWYAGRVFGFVSSILVLFILLYEITTLHAQLLGAVLAQRREREARLMTGDAVSASIAHEIKQPLTAIIASANAGLHWLDRVEPDLDSARNAFRRVVTTGHHADAVIENIRVHFKTGARTRTSLDIDDVIQEALAVVRDQLRRHRVAVQADVNKRLPRIRGEQVQLQQVLVNLITNAIDSMATKNGERVLSIRSEVHHFRYVMVSVEDTGEGLEPGGAVDRIFNPMFTTKTDGMGMGLSICRSIIEAHEGQVWVTADKGRGAIFHFTVPVDSDSPS, encoded by the coding sequence ATGATGAAGCCCGCCGTCATTATCCCGGAGGATCAGTCTTTCGCCCTTGCGACCTTACCGCCCGGCCGGGCGCAGAAACGGCTTGCCCTTGCGGTCATGCTCGCTTTCCTGGGCGTCGTCTTAATCTTGGCAGGGGTGCTCTCGAACGTCCAGCTGGCGCGGATCGATAGCTTCGTCCCGGCCTACGGCACGGCGATGTTCGTGAATGACATGATCACCGCGGTCCTGCTGTTCAACCAGTTCGCCACCCTGCGTTCGAGTGCCCTCCTCGCAATCTCAACCGGGTATCTCTTCACGGGTCTCATGCTTGTCCCCTGGATGCTGGTCTTTCCAGGGGCGTTCGCGCCAGTTGGCCTGCTTGGCGCGGGGCTACAGAGCACGGATTGGCTCAACGCTCTAAGGTACGCCGGTTTTCCTACGTTCGTCATCGCATATACCCTTTTGAAGGTTGCCGATCCGCCCAAGCGATTGTGGGAGGGCTCAGTGGGCGCGACGATTCTTTCGAGTGTTGCGATGACGTCAGCCGTTGTGTGTGCCGTGACAGTTCTTGTCACAGTGGGTGAGGCATACTTGCCCCGCATCATGCTCGACCCGGTCCATTTTTCTACTCTCGCGCTCTATATTGCCAGTTGTCTAATCCTGTGGAACGCAGTTGCGCTCACTTTGCTCTGGATGCGCCAGCGTTCGGTGCTCGATCTGTGGCTGATGGTGGTTGTTTGCGCATATGCAATTGAGATCTATCTGGTCTCGTTTCCCGGTTTTGCCCGGTTCAGCGCCGGCTGGTATGCTGGCCGGGTCTTCGGGTTCGTGTCTAGCATTCTTGTTCTCTTTATCCTGCTGTATGAGATAACGACGCTTCACGCGCAGCTGCTCGGCGCGGTCCTGGCGCAACGTCGCGAACGTGAGGCGCGGCTGATGACCGGCGACGCCGTCTCGGCTTCAATTGCCCACGAAATCAAACAGCCATTAACGGCGATCATAGCCAGTGCCAACGCGGGATTGCACTGGCTTGATCGTGTCGAGCCTGACCTCGATAGTGCCAGGAATGCATTTCGGCGCGTCGTGACCACCGGACACCATGCGGACGCCGTGATCGAAAATATCCGGGTGCATTTCAAGACGGGTGCACGGACCCGGACTTCGCTCGATATCGACGATGTCATCCAGGAAGCTCTGGCCGTCGTCCGTGACCAATTGCGGAGACATCGGGTCGCCGTTCAAGCTGACGTTAACAAACGGCTACCGCGGATAAGAGGCGAACAGGTTCAGCTCCAGCAAGTGCTGGTGAATTTGATTACGAACGCAATTGACTCCATGGCCACGAAGAATGGGGAGCGGGTCCTATCCATAAGGTCTGAAGTCCATCACTTCAGATACGTGATGGTATCGGTAGAAGACACGGGGGAAGGTCTAGAGCCCGGCGGCGCCGTGGATCGGATATTCAACCCGATGTTCACGACCAAAACGGATGGCATGGGCATGGGGCTGTCAATCTGCCGGTCGATCATCGAGGCGCATGAAGGACAAGTATGGGTGACCGCCGATAAAGGCCGCGGCGCCATTTTTCACTTCACGGTTCCGGTAGACTCGGACAGCCCATCCTAG
- a CDS encoding potassium channel family protein produces MNRPTPKTLQRRFFLALGHAIHVTWPVLSAILAIQLALGLLTGFVEGWSLGDAVYFTFITGLTIGYGDLVPRQTLTRALAIGIGFLGLFVTGLIAAIAVYAMHSALTNAGNGGK; encoded by the coding sequence ATGAACCGACCAACACCGAAAACGTTGCAGCGGCGCTTTTTCTTGGCGCTTGGTCATGCCATTCACGTGACGTGGCCGGTGTTGTCGGCAATTCTGGCGATTCAGCTTGCCCTGGGCTTGCTGACTGGTTTTGTTGAGGGCTGGTCTCTCGGGGATGCAGTCTATTTTACTTTCATTACCGGCCTTACAATTGGTTACGGTGATCTCGTCCCGAGGCAGACGTTGACGCGCGCACTTGCGATAGGAATTGGCTTTCTCGGGCTCTTTGTCACGGGTCTCATAGCGGCAATTGCGGTCTACGCCATGCACTCTGCGCTCACCAATGCCGGGAACGGAGGCAAGTGA
- a CDS encoding cupin domain-containing protein encodes MSNVQRRDVLIGSALAAAAVAAAKPALAGDPSFMNNVPDPLLAADDLPTFKFALEKSEGKVIGESSGKEATVKQLPISKGIAGVSMRLEPGAMRELHWHATAAEWAFVIEGGVRTTVIDPQGRAETNEFEPGDIWYFPRGHGHMLQCLGSQPCHFILIFDNGYFSEFGTFSITDWIGHAPKTLLAKNFGVPAATFDSFPKTEVYFARGAIAPAQPAAPLQGVNLPPQTHKYRLLAQEPHGVYKGGREWRVDASRFPISTTVTGVILDLDPGALRELHWHPNADEWQYVIDGRVSVTLFGSHGRFRVETLEKGDVGDIPQGYGHSIENVGNTPARILIGFNAGTYETINLSQWIAGNPADVLAVNFAQPSELFEKFPKHDVFLASASGPDKSARSDGR; translated from the coding sequence ATGTCAAACGTGCAGCGGCGTGACGTTCTTATCGGCTCAGCGCTTGCTGCGGCGGCTGTGGCCGCGGCAAAGCCAGCGCTGGCCGGCGATCCGAGCTTCATGAACAACGTCCCCGATCCGCTTCTCGCGGCCGATGACCTGCCGACCTTCAAGTTCGCCTTGGAGAAATCCGAGGGAAAAGTCATCGGCGAAAGTTCCGGCAAGGAGGCGACGGTCAAGCAGCTGCCGATCTCCAAAGGCATCGCTGGGGTCTCCATGCGGCTCGAACCTGGCGCGATGCGCGAGCTTCATTGGCACGCCACAGCAGCCGAATGGGCATTCGTCATCGAGGGCGGCGTTCGCACCACGGTCATCGATCCGCAGGGCCGGGCGGAGACCAACGAATTCGAACCTGGCGATATCTGGTACTTTCCCCGCGGGCACGGCCACATGCTGCAGTGTCTCGGTAGCCAGCCCTGCCACTTTATTCTCATTTTCGACAACGGGTACTTTTCCGAGTTCGGCACCTTCAGCATCACGGACTGGATCGGCCACGCGCCGAAGACTCTTCTGGCCAAGAACTTCGGCGTGCCCGCGGCGACGTTTGACTCGTTTCCGAAGACGGAGGTCTATTTTGCCCGCGGGGCAATCGCTCCGGCACAGCCGGCCGCCCCGTTGCAAGGCGTGAATCTGCCGCCGCAGACGCACAAATACCGTTTGCTCGCCCAGGAACCACACGGGGTCTACAAGGGCGGCCGGGAGTGGCGCGTCGATGCCAGTCGGTTCCCGATCTCGACGACCGTGACCGGCGTCATCCTCGATCTCGATCCTGGTGCGTTACGCGAGCTGCACTGGCATCCTAACGCGGACGAGTGGCAATACGTAATCGACGGGCGGGTGTCCGTCACCCTGTTCGGCTCCCACGGACGGTTCCGCGTCGAGACGCTGGAGAAAGGCGACGTTGGCGACATTCCGCAGGGCTACGGGCACTCGATCGAAAATGTTGGCAATACGCCTGCGCGCATCCTGATCGGGTTCAACGCCGGCACTTACGAGACGATCAATCTGTCGCAGTGGATTGCCGGCAACCCCGCTGACGTGCTCGCCGTCAATTTCGCCCAACCGTCGGAATTATTCGAGAAGTTTCCCAAGCACGACGTGTTTCTCGCGAGCGCCAGCGGCCCTGACAAATCGGCGCGATCAGATGGGCGGTAG
- a CDS encoding DUF6745 domain-containing protein, whose amino-acid sequence MEVVNATPEPDGTRRHFFLQVPANLRTAREAVAWTYGMRAEAYAHLVLRT is encoded by the coding sequence GTGGAGGTCGTCAACGCCACGCCCGAGCCGGACGGCACGCGCAGGCATTTCTTCCTCCAGGTGCCGGCCAATCTGCGCACGGCGCGCGAAGCGGTCGCATGGACCTACGGCATGAGGGCAGAGGCCTACGCACACCTCGTGCTGAGGACGTGA
- a CDS encoding ammonium transporter gives MMESRTSTRQRLVTLVVALLGIALLYLALGDVALAEDAGPPACGGKILEKCTPNPGDTAWMLTSVALVLMMTVPGLGLFYGGMVRKKNVGDTVMTSFAVTCLVTILFAILTYSLAFRAGTPFIGGLDRMFLKDILSDIGKGGIGNPNPLAATIPESVYICFQMTFAIITPALIAGAFAERMKFSAMLWFIGLWAIFVYAPVAHWVWGPDGIFASGNDAAWVKVLDFAGGTVVHINAGVAGLMCAIMLGKRKEAGPAHNMVLTFIGASLLWVGWFGFNAGSAVTAGMQAGMAMLVTQIATAVAGFTWMLVEWSLKGKPTVVGICSGAVAGLVAITPASGFVGPIGAFVIGIAAGVLCYWGCTGLKNMFSYDDALDCFGVHAVGGIVGALLTGVFAVEQYGGTAGALEGNPGQFINQCIGVATVFVYDAVVSLIILYVIKLFIGLRVSEDMERDGLDLALHGEVVH, from the coding sequence ATGATGGAATCAAGAACATCCACGCGCCAAAGGCTCGTGACATTGGTGGTCGCGTTGCTGGGAATTGCACTGCTCTACCTCGCCCTCGGCGACGTTGCGCTCGCGGAGGATGCGGGCCCGCCAGCCTGCGGCGGCAAGATCCTCGAGAAGTGCACGCCCAATCCCGGCGACACCGCCTGGATGCTCACCTCCGTTGCGCTGGTGCTGATGATGACGGTCCCGGGGCTCGGGCTGTTCTATGGCGGTATGGTGCGCAAGAAGAACGTGGGCGACACCGTGATGACGAGTTTTGCGGTGACTTGCCTAGTTACGATTCTGTTCGCGATCCTGACCTATAGCCTGGCCTTCCGCGCCGGCACGCCGTTCATCGGCGGGCTGGACCGCATGTTCCTGAAGGACATCCTCAGCGACATCGGCAAGGGCGGGATCGGCAATCCCAATCCGCTCGCGGCGACGATCCCCGAAAGCGTCTACATCTGCTTCCAGATGACGTTCGCGATCATCACGCCCGCGCTGATTGCAGGGGCCTTCGCCGAGCGGATGAAGTTCTCCGCGATGCTCTGGTTCATCGGCCTGTGGGCGATCTTCGTCTACGCGCCGGTCGCGCATTGGGTGTGGGGCCCTGACGGCATCTTCGCCTCCGGCAACGACGCCGCCTGGGTCAAGGTGCTCGACTTCGCCGGCGGGACTGTCGTGCATATCAATGCCGGCGTGGCAGGCCTGATGTGCGCCATCATGCTCGGCAAGCGCAAGGAGGCGGGACCGGCCCACAACATGGTGCTGACCTTCATCGGCGCCTCGCTGCTGTGGGTCGGCTGGTTCGGCTTCAACGCGGGCTCCGCGGTGACGGCAGGCATGCAGGCCGGCATGGCGATGCTGGTGACGCAGATCGCGACCGCGGTCGCCGGCTTCACCTGGATGCTGGTCGAGTGGTCGCTCAAGGGCAAGCCGACGGTCGTCGGCATCTGCTCGGGCGCGGTGGCAGGCCTCGTCGCCATCACGCCCGCGTCCGGTTTCGTCGGCCCGATCGGCGCCTTCGTGATCGGCATCGCGGCCGGCGTCCTCTGCTACTGGGGATGCACCGGGCTCAAGAACATGTTCAGCTATGACGACGCGCTCGATTGCTTCGGCGTCCACGCCGTCGGCGGCATCGTCGGCGCATTGCTCACCGGCGTCTTCGCCGTCGAGCAATATGGCGGCACCGCGGGGGCTCTGGAGGGAAACCCGGGCCAGTTCATCAACCAGTGCATCGGCGTCGCCACGGTCTTTGTCTACGATGCCGTCGTCAGCCTGATCATCCTGTACGTGATCAAGCTGTTTATCGGTTTGCGGGTGTCGGAGGATATGGAGCGCGACGGTCTCGACCTCGCACTGCATGGCGAGGTCGTGCACTAG
- a CDS encoding amidase family protein: MDDRGIPVVPPGGSSAGSAVAVAAGLCAASIGTETSGSLLYPASQNGLVTVKPTVGLVSRAGIVPIAHSQDTAGPMTRTVRDAAMLLNVLAAKDPLDPATERQRRPVDYTYGGGLIYDALGSYNMAWRIGVAVGLAAGIVEIAFALIKPTAPPLMRTKGIVKPLLIRWAMGCCVKQRVARLPQSSKPESKRIQ; encoded by the coding sequence ATGGATGATCGCGGCATCCCAGTCGTGCCGCCGGGCGGATCGAGCGCGGGCTCGGCTGTCGCGGTGGCGGCCGGCCTGTGCGCAGCCTCGATCGGCACCGAGACGTCGGGCTCGCTGCTGTATCCCGCGAGCCAAAACGGCCTCGTCACTGTGAAGCCGACCGTTGGGCTGGTCAGCCGGGCCGGGATCGTGCCGATCGCGCACAGCCAGGACACTGCAGGGCCGATGACGCGGACGGTGCGCGACGCGGCGATGTTGTTGAACGTGCTGGCGGCCAAAGACCCGCTCGACCCGGCGACGGAGCGGCAGCGGCGGCCGGTCGACTACACCTATGGCGGCGGGCTGATCTACGACGCGCTCGGTTCCTACAACATGGCCTGGCGCATCGGCGTGGCGGTGGGGCTCGCCGCCGGCATCGTCGAGATCGCGTTTGCGCTGATCAAGCCGACCGCGCCGCCCTTGATGCGAACCAAAGGCATCGTCAAGCCACTGCTCATTCGTTGGGCGATGGGCTGCTGCGTGAAGCAGCGCGTGGCGCGGTTGCCGCAAAGCAGCAAACCGGAATCGAAGCGCATTCAGTAG
- a CDS encoding C13 family peptidase, which produces MTSRSSIRRLVAPLVAFFLTIWPLVSPVHAVEDAGKVGVVSFGLFGDQGVFRSEATGAAQVVAGRFETGPINVEYNSKKGGNATIEALTRSLQAAANRLDTEKDVLFLILTSHGSPDGLAIKAGRLTETLTPSRLGDMLAKTGVRHKVVVISACYSGVFIPRLANPDVLVITAADANHPSFGCQDKAKWTYFGDAFFNVALRKAVSLKDAFLDARSLVRKRELREHFEPSNPLMAGGADVLPLLVARP; this is translated from the coding sequence ATGACCTCCAGGTCCTCGATCAGGCGGCTCGTCGCGCCGCTCGTCGCTTTTTTTCTGACCATCTGGCCGTTGGTTTCGCCGGTACATGCTGTTGAGGACGCCGGAAAGGTTGGCGTGGTGTCCTTTGGCCTGTTCGGCGATCAAGGCGTGTTTAGATCCGAGGCGACCGGCGCAGCTCAGGTCGTAGCCGGCCGTTTCGAGACTGGCCCGATCAACGTGGAGTACAATTCCAAGAAAGGCGGAAATGCAACGATCGAAGCTCTGACCAGGTCGTTGCAGGCGGCAGCCAACCGCTTGGATACCGAGAAGGATGTTCTCTTTTTGATTCTCACCTCGCATGGCTCTCCTGACGGCCTTGCAATCAAGGCGGGGCGGCTCACAGAAACGCTCACGCCATCTCGTCTCGGCGACATGCTCGCGAAAACAGGTGTGCGGCACAAGGTGGTGGTCATCTCGGCTTGTTATTCGGGGGTTTTTATCCCGCGTCTGGCGAATCCCGACGTGCTGGTCATCACCGCGGCCGATGCCAACCATCCGTCGTTCGGCTGTCAGGACAAGGCCAAGTGGACCTATTTCGGCGACGCTTTTTTCAATGTCGCGCTCCGGAAAGCGGTCAGCCTGAAGGATGCGTTTCTCGATGCGCGCTCACTCGTCCGGAAGCGAGAATTGCGGGAGCATTTCGAGCCGTCGAATCCCCTCATGGCAGGCGGCGCAGACGTGCTGCCATTGCTTGTCGCACGCCCTTGA
- a CDS encoding YybH family protein produces the protein MTRISLASFALILIVSPASQGLADPLADKLTSMNAQWDAAINNADFDALLPLYTDDGRLLPPGAQPVTGPLAIRDFFAGRGRSVRDHKLELVDVLPIGNYAYTTSHFTATLVVNEKAAPVSGSTVRLLERQPDGQWKIKSHIFVKE, from the coding sequence ATGACTCGCATATCACTCGCTTCATTCGCGCTTATTCTGATCGTCAGCCCTGCCAGTCAAGGATTGGCAGATCCGCTCGCAGATAAGCTGACGTCGATGAACGCCCAATGGGATGCTGCCATTAACAACGCGGACTTCGATGCTCTATTACCATTGTATACCGATGACGGCAGATTGTTGCCGCCTGGCGCGCAGCCCGTCACTGGCCCTCTCGCAATCCGTGATTTCTTTGCTGGGCGGGGAAGAAGCGTCAGAGATCATAAGCTTGAGCTTGTGGACGTGCTACCCATCGGGAACTATGCCTATACCACGTCCCATTTCACGGCCACGTTAGTGGTGAATGAGAAGGCGGCGCCAGTTTCCGGCAGCACTGTGAGACTGCTTGAACGCCAACCCGACGGGCAGTGGAAGATAAAATCTCATATCTTTGTTAAAGAATAA
- the ppk2 gene encoding polyphosphate kinase 2, with translation MKNRPPLPQHLSRHRYHALLVRLQIELVKLQRCVIERGQRILVIVEGRDAAGKDGTIKSIVEHLSPRDTRVVALGPPSNRERCSWYFQRHVSHLPAAGEIVLFNRSWYNRAGVERVMGFCTKEETEEFLETVPGFEAMIERSGITLLKYYLNISKQEQKRRLADRQRDPLKQWKMSPIDAKAQKLWKAYSEARDKMLERTHTVTSPWTVVRGGDKEHARLNIIRDVLWRLSSARLRSTVLTIL, from the coding sequence ATGAAGAACCGGCCACCACTTCCGCAACATTTGAGTCGCCATAGGTATCACGCGCTGCTGGTCCGGCTGCAAATCGAGCTCGTCAAGCTGCAGCGCTGCGTGATTGAGCGCGGCCAGCGTATCCTTGTCATCGTCGAGGGTCGCGACGCCGCCGGCAAGGATGGCACAATCAAGTCGATTGTCGAACATCTAAGCCCGCGTGATACCCGCGTCGTAGCGCTGGGGCCGCCGAGCAATCGGGAACGGTGTTCATGGTACTTCCAGCGTCACGTTTCGCACTTGCCCGCGGCGGGAGAGATCGTGCTGTTCAATCGCAGTTGGTACAACCGTGCTGGAGTTGAGCGTGTCATGGGCTTTTGCACCAAGGAGGAAACCGAGGAATTCCTCGAGACCGTGCCGGGTTTCGAAGCTATGATTGAGCGTTCGGGGATCACCCTGCTCAAGTACTATCTTAATATTTCGAAACAGGAGCAGAAGCGACGGCTCGCCGACCGCCAAAGGGATCCCCTGAAGCAATGGAAGATGAGCCCCATCGATGCCAAGGCGCAGAAGCTTTGGAAAGCTTATTCCGAAGCACGGGACAAGATGCTGGAGCGGACGCACACCGTCACCTCGCCCTGGACCGTGGTCCGCGGCGGTGACAAGGAACATGCGCGGCTTAATATCATTCGCGATGTGCTGTGGCGGCTGAGCTCGGCAAGATTGAGATCGACGGTCCTAACCATCTTGTGA
- a CDS encoding transglutaminase family protein, translating into MIMLKVLHTTTYRFNEHVHLLPHRLMLRPRESRELRLISSNVTMTPHAALTWAHDVFGNAIATATFQMTASNLVIASLAELQLDAVAWPVFDIAVSAMSYPFRYSDDDWTDLGALALPQYSDTAGVLRNWAQMFIRGGRTDTLSLLKDLSVGVSEAVRYQSREDEGTQTPVETLNRGWGSCRDLAVLFTEAARMLGFGARIVSGYLYNPEQQSVGSSDAGSTHAWAEVFVPGAGWITFDPTNRSLGGFNLIPVAVARDIRQTIPVSGSFVGSIGAFAGMSVEVLVTS; encoded by the coding sequence TTGATTATGCTGAAGGTTCTTCACACGACGACTTATCGATTCAACGAACACGTGCACCTGTTGCCGCACCGCTTGATGCTTCGTCCGCGCGAAAGCCGCGAGCTCCGCTTGATTTCGAGCAACGTCACGATGACGCCGCATGCGGCCTTGACCTGGGCGCACGATGTGTTTGGCAATGCAATCGCGACGGCCACGTTTCAGATGACAGCCTCCAACCTGGTGATCGCCAGCCTCGCGGAGCTTCAGCTCGACGCGGTTGCATGGCCGGTGTTCGATATCGCTGTCTCGGCCATGTCTTACCCATTCCGCTATTCGGATGACGATTGGACCGATCTCGGCGCCCTGGCTCTCCCCCAGTACTCGGACACGGCGGGGGTCCTACGAAATTGGGCACAAATGTTCATTCGAGGAGGTCGGACTGATACGCTGTCGCTGCTAAAGGACCTGAGCGTCGGCGTTTCGGAAGCTGTCCGGTACCAGAGCCGTGAGGATGAGGGTACCCAAACGCCGGTAGAAACATTAAATCGTGGCTGGGGATCATGCCGGGATTTGGCGGTGCTGTTCACCGAAGCAGCACGCATGCTCGGGTTTGGAGCCAGGATCGTCTCCGGCTATCTTTACAATCCAGAGCAACAGAGCGTCGGATCGAGCGATGCGGGATCAACCCATGCGTGGGCCGAGGTCTTCGTACCGGGCGCCGGCTGGATCACTTTCGACCCGACGAATCGTAGCCTCGGCGGCTTCAATCTGATCCCGGTCGCGGTCGCGCGCGACATCCGGCAGACGATTCCGGTGTCCGGCAGCTTCGTCGGCAGCATCGGCGCCTTCGCCGGGATGTCCGTAGAAGTTCTTGTCACATCATAG
- a CDS encoding DUF3309 family protein — protein sequence MSIGLILIILLIIFLLGGFSGRFGGYGYGYGHGGMGVIGTILVILVVLLLLGRL from the coding sequence ATGTCGATCGGACTTATCCTCATCATCCTCCTCATCATCTTCCTGCTTGGTGGCTTCAGCGGCCGCTTCGGCGGCTACGGCTACGGCTATGGCCACGGTGGGATGGGGGTCATCGGTACCATCCTGGTCATCCTCGTCGTATTGCTACTTCTGGGTCGGCTCTGA